The window CAGAACAAGTGGTCTCTTGTTTCCACCTACTATATCTATGACATATAAAGATTGCAACAGAGACAAGAAGATAAGAAGAGAAattacaagaaaaaagaaagcagTAGCAGTAGCGATACTGCAGCAGAGAAGAGAAAGGTAAAAAAAAACCTACAACGACAGCCATATCGCAGCAAAGAAAGAGAAGACAGAGAGACAGAAGAACACTTGCACCAGAGAAGACAAATGTATTCTGGAAATATATTTTACCTGGAATTTCTCAGACTTCCAATATTCGAGGAGCTCTTTAAATTGACATTCCAGAATATGACCTGGCCTTTTTGCCATTATGATTTCATTAGTGACTTTTGGTTTGTAACAAAGTTTCTTCAAGTCACTTTTATGCCTTCTCCAAGCAGCATGAATTGCTTTCAAAGTCCACTTTTTGCCAGCTTCAGGAATATCATATTTCTCCTACAATTTTGTGTCATTTTGTTagcaaaaataatatttttaacagATACTTAACTATTGAAAACTTCAAACCTCGGTATATGTCCATAAATCATCTTTTGTGTCCATTTTCCTCCAATCAAGTATATCAAATGGGCAAAGGGTCTCAGTCCTCGCTAATGTACCGAGGAAGCTACCAAACTCTATTACAACATCTTCAGTAGGACCAATAGGTTGATTGAGCCTATTCAGTAGGATCAATTTACGCTCATGTCGGTTATGCACACTATGCATTTCCATTCTGCCACTTTTTCTTTTCTGAGTCGAAAGGCCTAAAGTTAAAAGAAAATACAAGAAATTAGAAGTCATGGATGAATTTAATAAGTTTGTAAGCTATGTGTTACCTTCTTCAGATTGTTCATTTGTGGGAGGAATTATAGAATCCATTTGCATTTCCTCCTCGACGGGCTGTTGCTCCTCGACCGGTTATTGCTCCTCGACAGGCTGTTGCTCCTCTACATGTTGCTCTTCTACAAGTTGCTCATTTTGGTTAGATTGTGGTGCTACTGGCTGCTGTTCTCCAATTAATTCTAGCAGATGCTCTCTCTCTGACCTTATAGCTTGAACAGTTTCGTTTGTGGTTAATAACTGCCGTTTTTTATTTGCCAAGGATGACAATGAAACAGGTTTAGCATATGTTCTGCTTTGAGATCTTTTGTTTCTTTTTGAAGGCCCTTGTTGACTCATGACTATCCATATCTGTGTAAATATAAGACTGAAAAAGTGAGAAATTCTGGAGGACAAAAATAATAAGCATGATACATATTATTAAAAATCTGATGTAATACATGATGAAGATTATGCAGGATATCCTGGTACCAACAAGACAGATATGGTTTAACCTCAAATGGCAAGTATTCCTTGACTAACAGCTTTCTTGCATTACTAGGTGACAGACAAAAAATAGGAGAAACTTAGATGATATGGAGCAAAGTCTTGTTGCCAAAGCATAGAATACTAATGTGGCTAGCTATGAAGCAAATACTGCTTACAAGGACCAGACTGATGAAAATGGGGATTGCATGTGAGGATGGTCTATGTGTACTATGTGGAACATACAAGCTTGAAACAACACACTTGTTTGTGGATTGTGCCTAGGCAATAGAGGTTTGGCAAGCTTTATCCAGACTTGGCTGGGATAACAATGCAACCGCAGCAGGTTTACTCAATTCTACAGAAGGTCAACACAAAACACTGGAGCAAGTTTAAAAGAGAAGTACTGGCAGTAAGCCATGGAGTTGTGCTATATCACACTTGGCAAGCTAGAAATGCCAAGATATTCAAGGGACAAGATATAAATATAGAGTTATAACAAGAATAAGTAAGTATAGAAGTCAGAAAATAGCAAGGCAATGTACTGGTTTTGTTGGACAGAACTTGTAACTAGAAATTGAGGCTATGTTCTGCTTAACACCATCTGGGAGTTGAGGGAACTAGTTCTTCTTAGGGGTAAATATGAAATCTGTTGGTATGATAATATTTACAAtgtattgccaaaaaaaaaaaaagtttatgcAGCAGCAAAAGCTTAATGAGTTTTTTGGATGATTCAATGAATGAGGAATATGCTCAATACATAAATCGAGAGAAACTTGGCATGAAGTTTGAGTCAACAGAAGATAAAAACATGAAAAAGTTCAAAGGTCAAATTAAAGATAGACCAAATATTTTGAAGTCCAACATAATTATaacaaaggaaaaggaaaaaatctCTGCGCATCTATTTACGCAGAAGAAAAGAGATATCGTTTATCAATAACATGATAACAAAGTTTTGCTTCTTGTTCTTAGTTTTGAAGGAAAATAACTAAGAGATAGAGTGAAAGACTAGAACCTGAATTTTTGTTGGTCTCCTGTGAAGTTAAAGATTCCTCAGAGATATTGCAGAAATATGGATACTGGATATGAATATAAGAAAAAAAGACTTAATAAGTTTCTCATCAATAAAAATAATTTTCTCAAAATGAATATACGAAAGAAAGTTTACATAATGTATCATACAGTTTGTGCACTAATTTAGAGACAAACATGAAGGTAAGCACATTAACAGAAAGAGAATAAGAGATAGTAAACAGAGTCCAATTTTCAATTCACATCATTATGAAAGGGAATTTATTATTCACTACAAAAATTGATGAAGGGCATATATTTGTACAAGTTCAAACGATCCTTTGTCAATCATCAAGCTCCATCCAATCCCAATTGGTATCATCTAAGTCAGACTCCTCTTCCGATGTTTCCATAGATACATCTTGTGAATGTTGTGCAAGGAAAGACACATCAATGATATCAACAGGGAGATCTTCTCTCGACCATCTGACATCAACATCGAGTAATCTTTCTGATGAGCCAATGTCATCATTAGGCTCCCTCCAAAATGTTTCTTCAGTATTAGGACAATTCTCTTCCTCCAATTCATACAAATCAACCGGGACTTTATTTCTTGCATAATAAATCCCTTTCTCAATTGGATCCTCCACATAAAAAACTTGATGCACTTGAGATGCTAGTACAAAAGGGTCATCCGTACTGCATTTTTTATTGAAGTATACCCGAGTCAACCCATAGACATCGACTTCATTATGAAACCAATCACATATAAATAGTACAACACTAAAACAACCCCAATAATCAATTTCAATGATATCTTGAATAACTCTATAAGAGGTAACCATTCCATCAACGGGATTTTGGTCTCTGGTACTAGCAAAACTATCAGTTGTTGCTGACAAACGCACTCCACTATTTTGAGTCTTGCATGAGGCATCCCGTTTCATCGTATGAAATCAGTATCCATTGATGAAATATCCAGTATATATTTTGGCCACTACATTAGGCCCATAAGATAGCCATATTATATGATTGGGCACTTTAACTTTTTTAACTTTCTCTTTTAACCAATCACCAAATTCTCGACTATGAATTCGTGCTTTTGCCCATGCATTTCCTCTACCACGTTTATCAATTATACTCTTATGTTCCCTGCAAGCATGTATGCTATATTAATCATTAggtatataaaaatgaaatttaAAACACATTATCATAATAAATAAAGTTCAAAATTCAAATGACTATTTTTTCTTACTTGATAAACGTCTCTACTTGTTCATCTCCAGTATTGAACAAAGCATACCGATGTGCTTCAACCCACTGATGACTATCCATGTCAAATGTCTtgcctttccttttcttcttacTTCCAATTAGATGGCCTGTCTTAGGAAATATATGTGAAAAATCATTTCCCTTTGTTTGAACATCTTCATCCTCGGTCTGATACCTACTAAATCTTGTCTTCACCCCATCATGTAGGTATCTTGAACAAAAAGGTCAAACACTTTTCAGCCAGAAAACTCTCCGCTATTGATCCTTCTGGATTGGATCGATTCCGAACGAACCCCTTGTACTTACACATGTTTCTCTCATTGGGATACATACATCCAACGCAAATGAACCGGACCCCCAAGCTTAATTTTATCTACTAAATGGATAGGAAAATGTGTCATTATATCAAAAAAGGTTGGAGGAAAAATCTTTTCAAGGTCACATACTATATCTATGATTTCAGCCTTCATTTTATCAAGATCTCTTCTTCTTATAACCTTACTACATATGGTTCTAAAATAATTCCCCAACCTAATCAAGGCCAAAGACACATGCTTGGGTAACACTTTTCTAACCGCAACCTGAAGCAAGTACTGCATTATGAAATGAGCATCATGGCTCTTATATCCTGATACTTTCATCTCCTCCATTTGCACACGACGTGATATATTAGAGGCACACCCTTTTGTTAATTTGACATTTTTTAAAACAGTGCAAAACAACCTTTTCTCCTCTGGTTTCATAGAGAAACAAGCTTTAGCCAGATGAATTTTACCATTCTTATCATCTTTAAATGGTTGAAGCTCCTTGCGTATCCCTATCTCGTGCAAGTCATAGCGAGAATTTACATGATCTTTGGACTTTCTAGGTACATCTAACAACGTCCCAAGCAAACTATCACATATATTCTTCTCTATGTGCATCACGTCAAGATTGTGCCTCAATTTGTTATGTGCCCAATATGGCAATTTGAAAAATATGGATCTTTTCTTCCATGGACCATCACTCTTCCGAGCCCTTTTCTTTCGGCCCTTCCCAAAGACATTATTGAATTCACGTAGCTCTTCAAGCACTTCTATGCCTGATAAGGGAGTAGGTGCAGCTTTATGCTCCTCTTTACCATCAAATGATTTCTTATCTCTTCGAAATGGATGATCAGGAGGTAAAAATGCTCGATGACCCAAGTAACACATCTTACGACTATGTTTGAGATATTGAGAGCAAGTATCGTAATTACAGGTGGGGCATGCCCATTTCCCCTTGGTGCTCCATCCGGAAAGCATTGCTAGTGCTGGAAAATCACTAACTGTCCACAATAAAGCTGCACGCATTAGAAATGTTTGGTTAGTTTCAGCATCATATGTTTCCACTCCCATTTCCCATAGTTCCTTCAACTCTACAATTAGTGGTTGTAGGAACACATCTATATCGTTTCCAGGATACGATGGACCTGGAATGATCATTGACAACATTATATACTCCGGCTTCATGCAAATCCATGGTGGCAAATTATAGTTCATTAACATAACTGGCCATGTACTATGGGAAATGCTCATGGTTCAGAATGGATTGAAACCATCACTTGAAAGACCCAATCGAACATTATGAAGATCTTTAGAGAAATCCGGGTGCAATGAATCAAAATCCTTCTAAGCTTCCCCATCAGCAGGATGTCTTAAATTCCCATCTTTGGGTCGTTCAGTAGCATGCCATCTCATGGCTACAGATGTTTCAGAACACATAAATATCCTCTGAAGCCTAGGCTTTAAAGGGAAGTACCTTAAAACCTTTGCTGGGATTTTAGTGTTCTTATTAGTCAAATCATCACGAACATTCTTCCATCTAGAAGAACCACACACAGAGCAATTATCTATCTTCGCATTGTCATTCCAAAATAGCATATAGTCGTTAGGGCATGCATGAATTTTCTCATAACCAAGACCTAAATCTTTTATCACTTTTTTTGCCTTGTTGAAAGACTCGGGTAGCTGAGCAAATGAAAATGCCTCTTTCATCAAGTCTAACAAGTCTGAAAAGGCTACATTACTCAACCCGTGAATGCATTTAAACAAGTACAACCGAATGGTGAAACTCAACTTAGAAACATTCTTACACCCCGGGTACAACTCTTGTTTCCCTTCCTCAACTAATTTGAAAAATCTCTTTGCATCTTCAGATGGTCCCTCTCTCACTCCTTCATGCAGCAGATCACCTTCTACATTCCTAAAAGTATCATAAAGTAGTCCATCGATATCGTCATGCATGTCGGAAGTTTCATCATCATTGGTTGGATGCGGCATATCTGTTGAAGAAAACCCTTCTCCATGGAAAACCCATTTGGTGTATCCATTAACAAATCCATAACCAAACAAGTGATTCTCCACCACCGTTCGAGTATGCCAATACCGATTAAAACACCTTTTACAAGGGCATAGTATTTCATTTCCTTGAGAAGCTCGTCCACATGCCTTATCAAGAAAATACTTCACTCCACGATCATACTCATTGGTGGATCTTCAGAGATCCATCCAACTTTTATCTATAGTATCCATTGAATATCCTACGTGACACGAgcataacatcaaaatcaaaatTCAAAAAGCAAATTTCAGCAGAAATGCATGCAAAAAGAGAAAAGTATCACTTTTCCCCACCAACCCAATGTTTTGCTTTGAAGAATGATCCAAGAAAAAGAATAATTCCATGGTTAGACTACATAGAGATCACATTTTTATCAAATCcacaaacaaatgcaaattattatttttcccaCAAAGATTTAGTTCTCTGGTTTGAAGAATGATCCAAGAAaaccggaaaaaaaaaacaattccaCAGCTAGACTACATAAAGATCACATATTTATCATATCCAGAAACTAAAATCCACAAACAAATGCTGAAGATATTTTCTTTCTACAAAAACCCAGACTTTCAAGAATGATTCaacaaaatggaagaaaaacaacAATTCCATGGTTAGACTAcataaagttcccatttttatcaAACCCACAAACAAAAACATGCAAATGCAGAAGAACATTTCTTTCCTTAAAAATCTAGTTCTCAACTTTGAAGGATGATCCCAAGAAAATGGAAGTAAAAACAACTCCACAACTAGACTACATAAAGATCACATTTTATCACACCCATAAACTAAAATCCACAAACAAATGCAGAAGACTTTTTGTTTCCACAAAAACCCAGTTCACAAAATTCAACAATGATCcaacaaaatgaaagaaaaaggtaAATTCTACAGCTACACTACTTAGATATCCCATTTTTTTTCACACCCAGAAATTAAAATTCACAAACAAATGCAGTAGATATTTTgtttccacaaaaaaaaaaaaaaacgcacaGTTCACATATTCAAGATACAGTACGAAAATCAACAATTCCATAGCTAGACTACGTAAAGTTAACATTCTTATCACACCAAGAAACTAAAAATCCACAAACAAACTCATTGAATTTCTGATTTTTAAAAATACTACAACAATAATACATGTTAAGAGAGAGGGGAAACTTAAATTTCATGGAGCAAACCTGTAGATGCAAAAAGCAAGAAGACTAATTAGCTAAAGAAAAAGATGAATTTTGCTAGAGAAACTTCAACTGAGAATAAATTAGTCACATTGCTAGAGAAAACCCATATTGTTAAAACCTTCAACTGAGAAGAAATATTTGATGAAATGTTTCCAGTGATATGTTTATTCACATACGGTATATTTTTTtgtcattattttttattaaaaaatgggGGGTTTTGGCGGGTCCAATAGAATAAGTGGAGGGAAAAATATTGGGGGGAAATATTGGGGGAAACTAAACTGTCCCAATAGCTAAATTTTCTTATATGACTGTTGCAATAGAATCATCTATTGCAACGGTTCCAGTACCCGTTACTAAATGTACGTCTATAGCATCGGTTATCTAACTAACGCGACGGTTTAAttttataaatgtgttgttagGTCAAAGTGTCTTTGCAACGGTTAAAACCGATGCAACATATACTCTATTGCAACGGTTGGGTAACTGTTGCTAAAAAACCGTTGCTATAGGCCTATTTTCTAGTAGTGTAaccccaacccatcaagttttaaaggtttattgacattctagggtttctacttcactttcaccattagAGACCCATGGAGATGATTACCATAATGAAGGGAGAATGGAATTCAATAAACTTACCTCACAAGGCTATCTTGCCCtggcttgaaaattctctctaggtgccTGTTAGGAaatgtgttggtgttttgtgagaaGAGAAAATAAACTGAGTATATTAAATTCGAGTTACTGTTTTACGTCGACCGCTATGACGGTCGTCACGCCGCTACAGTGGTCCCACTATGGCGGTCAAGTGACCGTTATAGCGGTCCCAATAGAAACCGCCGGTGGTCttcccaccgctatagcggtctacCGCCAGCCACAGTGGCCTACTGTCAGCCACAACGGCCACAAAGGACATGGATGGCTGCTGGCAGCGGTCTAGctgccgctatagcggtatcgcCGCAGTGGTATACCCACTGCTGCAGAggtccattttgggcagtgagcttgaCTTTTGAccagtttttccccctatcaccccacatttcatccaaggccttaaAAACACAACATAAAGCATGCAGACACACAAAAAGACATCTCACAAATCCACCCGCGgactcggaattcccaacggattcCTAATTTTCCCTAACGAACGGAAGGGTTATTACACcatataccaattaaaacactgtTCGTCCCTGAATGAACAAGGGTGAGAAAACTAGAGGGAGTTACCTGACTCAGCGAAACGCTGAGGGTATTTGCTACGCATATCGGACTCtatctcccaagtagcttcttccacAGGTGGATTTTTCCATTGAACTTTCACAGAGGCTATTtctttggacctcaacttgcaaATATCCCTGTCGAAGATAGCAACGGGCTCTTCCTCATACGATAGATTTTCGGCTAACAAAATCGAATCCCAAcggatgatataggaaccatcgccgtggtacctctttaacatcgacacatggaacactggatgaacgCTTGATAatcccggaggtaaagccaacttgtaagccacctaTCCCATacgtttgagaatctcaaatggaccacctgtcacgacccagactcgtgagccatgactagtgcccaagctggacactcgTGTACGTAGCtgtagatatagtcaaactgaatctaagaaaaatatggaaacttgcaaaataactccaaaggttcataacgtcatcatgtatatatatatccagataacctgtctcctgaggagtcacaactaaacaaaacataatatggtacgcaagccgacaaggctgccagtacaggtcaatatgatacgcaagccgacaaggctgccactacatatcaatatcatacgcaagccgacaaggctgccacaacagacaaacatatccatagcatatcgtacagacacagctgaacaaaacttatacacaacctacacatatgtctacagacctctaagagtatcaacagtgaaatatgacgggacagggccccgccgtacccctggataaacatatatatacatcaaaatatctgtaccaaaagtctaggctccggaacaatggaactctccaagacagctgagtagtaGTCCTAAGCTGGAGaaccaaatcgagtatccgtaccctcgggcatgaaacacagccccccaaagaaagggggtcagtacgagatacttactgagtatataaagcatgaaatacaataaagaggatcatgactgagaTAGAGattacaagagacaagtatgacattcaaaataccaatacacttgccttatgaaatgtaaaacgtgcatatcaatatcatatatcatacccgacccattatgggactcggtgaataaagtcatcacataccatccttggcgccataatcacatcatcatatcatcatatcatcatatatatatatatataccatatcccggccctctagtgatggactcggtgaacaatgcagtgaaactgtgcacgaaaacgtaccccggcccgggactggtgaaagatatattgaggcatgcacgagcagagtagtgggcaaccatatgcaaactaagtcatatctgagactcaatagaacaatcaaaatgaaccatcatttgataatcaagacaatagtcataccaagtatccttcgaatgtcactatggattatatcaaaatagaacttctggagtcgtagacacgtatcaagacataatgaaacagcttctggaaatcaagaacattagccatcctagtttcTCTAAGAATAAGAGTTTCTTTGGAGTCGTATACACgccgtctgtttgtttcataaagatcatgccaaaaagaaaggaaggttagctttacatacctttggcgcttaatccgtgactcgatatgtatacgttgcccaaaatatctctacctatattaagacgtcaagactatggttaagctacgaaaaggcataaaacgtacttcaacgttagtagcttatttcaagacaattaggcaacacttcccctatatcgctcaatttcctcacatttatgccaactatacaacaaccaacatagcaacaaccaaagcacgtctaagttatcgcattaagaactagtcgaaacaagatccgagaatactccaaaacagcccCACATAACATAAGAATGCTCGACACACCTCAAATGTCTAAAATATGCACCCAACAACCACATACGCTTctcatacgatattttatacttttctttcttatcaaattagtgattcacattagcaacaacacaacaacggcCTCAACTttcatatgcaagaaaattatcttaacattaataagtcctaaagcagcccatcaattataacaacacaatacgagccttaactacacttagtcctccaatttcacaagaacaacaacacatatacctacttataactatatttccattccTTTCCACACGACCAAATCATTCTCGCATACAATACAATTATAACCTTAAGCATCAAATTCTTTCACTTTCATCACACGATCAATAACAACCAttacgacaacaacatcaaaattaattcaccattttaAAGTTaaaacagccccccccccccccccccacacggCCCCAAACAAcaacttagcatcaacacacacaattctTTACATCCACCTCCACATTTACCAAATTATAACAAGTCCaaaccacctctaaaacatgttagagagaattaaatcttaccttaacaagcttggaTCCTTAACGTTTCTAATCACTTGGATGTTTACAACACCTTAGAAATTAAGTTTTGCTCCCATCAAAACCTTAAGCTCGGCAAAAACAGCCATGGTCGTAGCTCTTCTCTCTCTGTCTAGCTTAGCTTGCTCTCTTTCTAAGTTAATATTTGTTGAAGAAGAAAACTAAATGACTTATCTTAGTCATTAGTATGCTATTTATGGGCTGCCTATTACTCCTACACGTGTCCACTATGATGAATCatccattttatttcattttgttatatatttttttttgaagaattcggtggggcccacttaattgtctaatcatggttaattaatccctaatatccactaatatttctatactaattggaatttacaagcaagtcgtgccatattaaaaatcgggattaaaagtccttgtctcatatctaaaaaataatctcgtccttaaacttatgttgatagcttacgaataatccaacgtacaaaaatacgggatataatatccttccccccctttagaacattcgtcctcgaatgttaaactaatcctgcactcccaatacttccttaaacatTATTTTACTAAATTATGCCCTTTatatgcctctttcattggtcgatcccttcactttattataacgcattccagctctcttagtaaccatttccataatatttgttcttgctcttgcctttcgaggtggtaattccacgtcgttgtctttactctccttttcatttcgcagttggttgacggttgtattgcgagctcttctgctgaaatcttactctctcccgcgtagacgtccctcgtcgatttattagattttacaatccctggagtatttcatgcctctagtAACTTGTAGGCCCTTCATAGACTCTACGAACAAGATGAaatttcccagggtgtaacattattttacttcaataaccttacattgctctaccGTACAGTCCATATGctggaatcttcagcctcatgTATTACTCCTCGACTTATTTAAAGGGatttaactgtcactctactttttagctcttaacctcaatccttagagttggttATCAAGTAGCACGGGAGTTTCCTCATACAATAACTTTAcacagctgctctgtgatctgattatcgttaactggtataattctgaaagaagttttgatttgacatataaattcactgtcatcccgtaacccgcttgttctgatcgttgcgcttaaaccatttcccttaatccaacttctaacactttaggcgtattatctcgtgtcgtttctttatctttaattcaaaccctTCTTTTGCGCCTCTTTACCCAGATTTTCTCTTAGTTTCTCTATCACACactatgttgcaatctttacaagaatatgcgaaggtgctcgaattagcccaagaaataccttagcgtcgcttcgctagtctttatgctttaccttgcattcctCTCTTGTacctttcaatcggtatcggggctcaataatggccatgtcctattcgccctcagtactaatcctatcttGGTAATCTAGCTCAAACCACCTTATGCCTTCCCTTAATGtgtccaaaatatcacaaccgcattgttatttttgaatccttactcttcttatcaagtactcacttgatctcatccttagtatacaaatattcgtaggttgcatagctattcttgtacaacttatataaaatatatccaatcttagtcatagcctttccttctcctggttcattatgctctaCTTAATTCATCTGTACTAAAacgcgctcgtagcctatcttgtcataatcctttcccttcctttattcacccctttgattttctcttatcctactataggagatttctaTCCCTTCTCTTTGCTAcctataagtcgcaatatcattaacgcACGGCTCTATTgtcaaatcttagcctctaatccagtatagcattgctatcctttataatatctcttaggTTACTCGTTACAATACTCTTGTCGTACCCTTTCTTTTTTACAAGCACCGACTTCCTAATATCACATTatacaagatctttacaaatgatcctcggtcttgtctcaaataccgtcctgacttctatccgtttactgctggccttcagatcttactaacttgtttcagcaagggatctcacttgaagtttaagcatccatatcaaatatattgcagcgttaatcgtttccatcttacacttatacttctctcacctgcttccccccttaagggcgtacttataccattatctattaataTTCCGCCCTATgcccctatttccaatctcaaattcatctgatctcttttttttttcaattcacttggtatactgtaccatacccatgtctttctttataatctataactttggTAATCCACGTACGAAACCATAATCAAAATcaggaagcgacgagaacctt is drawn from Lycium barbarum isolate Lr01 chromosome 8, ASM1917538v2, whole genome shotgun sequence and contains these coding sequences:
- the LOC132607651 gene encoding uncharacterized protein LOC132607651, with the protein product MELLKDYDIAILYHPGKADVVVDALSRKSASMGSLAHLISSERPLAREALDEMWGDRGKNWSKVKLTAQNGPLQQWSNHGIILFLGSFFKAKHWVGGEKSTNEYDRGVKYFLDKACGRASQGNEILCPCKRCFNRYWHTRTVVENHLFGYGFVNGYTKWVFHGEGFSSTDMPHPTNDDETSDMHDDIDGLLYDTFRNVEGDLLHEGVREGPSEDAKRFFKLVEEGKQELYPGCKNVSKLSFTIRLYLFKCIHGLSNVAFSDLLDLMKEAFSFAQLPESFNKAKKVIKDLGLGYEKIHACPNDYMLFWNDNAKIDNCSVCGSSRWKNVRDDLTNKNTKIPAKVLRYFPLKPRLQRIFMCSETSVAMRWHATERPKDGNLRHPADGEA
- the LOC132607650 gene encoding uncharacterized protein LOC132607650 gives rise to the protein MDSIIPPTNEQSEEGLSTQKRKSGRMEMHSVHNRHERKLILLNRLNQPIGPTEDVVIEFGSFLGTLARTETLCPFDILDWRKMDTKDDLWTYTEEKYDIPEAGKKWTLKAIHAAWRRHKSDLKKLCYKPKVTNEIIMAKRPGHILECQFKELLEYWKSEKFQKMSKTNTENRKNLLNSHTVGKKSSALVRNKLEKTKGNVSLKEIFVETRARKLGRLYKESNEDTTSKIAEMEEIKTQLSADGSQPVDAYSAVMGPEHPGHLRLYGRGVTKTSLKGKAGTFEPTSNATNDVVQEM